The Neoarius graeffei isolate fNeoGra1 chromosome 10, fNeoGra1.pri, whole genome shotgun sequence genome has a segment encoding these proteins:
- the tspan36 gene encoding tetraspanin 36: MDCGIFTSKTVLLLLSLIFWAAGVALAYVGSYVISSYKTFDDFRVDSYTVIPAVIILVVAVVMVVVGIIGCCATLRESKVGLGFFLLIILLIFAAEVTAIVFGFIYSSKINGDLSKSMSEVFEKYNGENSETRAVDYLQSKLECCGVQNYTDWQSWPWFSSHNNSVPTSCCKANVTCTGQFNHPELLNTNGCRTKLEQFLENVLTYAMFVILGFAFVKFIGILCICMIICRSSRNDYQPLYS; encoded by the exons GCTGCAGGAGTGGCTCTTGCATATGTTGGCTCTTATGTCATAAGCAGCTACAAGACCTTTGATGACTTCAGGGTTGACAGTTACACTGTTATCCCTGCAGTTATCATTCTTGTCGTGGCTGTAGTTATGGTCGTCGTAGGCATAATTGGCTGCTGTGCAACTCTGAGGGAGTCTAAAGTTGGCCTAGGCTTT TTCCTACTCATCATTTTACTGATATTTGCTGCAGAGGTGACTGCCATTGTGTTTGGGTTCATCTACAGTAGCAAG ATAAATGGTGACTTGAGCAAGTCAATGAGTGAAGTTTTTGAGAAGTACAACGGTGAGAATTCTGAAACCCGGGCAGTGGATTACTTGCAGTCTAAG CTGGAATGTTGTGGGGTGCAAAACTACACCGACTGGCAAAGTTGGCCATGGTTTAGTTCTCATAACAATTCAGTACCAACTTCATGCTGCAAAGCAAACGTCACTTGCACTGGACAGTTCAACCACCCAGAGCTGCTGAATACAAAT GGATGTAGAACTAAACTGGAGCAGTTCCTGGAGAATGTGCTGACATATGCCATGTTTGTTATCTTGGGATTTGCATTTGTAAAG TTCATCGGCATACTCTGCATTTGTATGATCATCTGCCGAAGCTCCAGAAATGACTATCAGCCATTGTATTCCTAA